The nucleotide window TCGTGGCAAACGGAAAAGAACTTTGTAGATTGTGGTGTCTTTGCAATGAGACACATGGAGACATACACAGGGAAGCATGTGAGCAAGAAGGAATGGGATAGTGGGCTGTCGAAAGAGTCACCGGAACAAGACAAAGAGTTGGTTGAACTGAGATACAAGTATTTAAGCAAAATACTTTTATCCGACATCAACTTAGCGAAAGGTGAAATGATGGAACTGTTAGAGAAGTATGAGAAGATGGAGCCTGAAAAGAAAGAGGAATGCAAGAAAAATGCGGAAAAGAAAATCAATGACAGATTGAACAAGAAATATTGATTGTGTTGGTTGAACAATATAACATTAGTTTGGTAGTTGTCTGTAATATTTTGTGCTGGTTTAACAATTAATATGCTGCTGGTTTAACAATTACATTGTACTGCTTTAACAGTTATATTAGGAAAGTTAATTTTATGCTGGTTTTACAATTAATATTGTGCTGGTTTCACTATGACAATATGTGATGGTTTCATAGAAGAAGTTTAAAATTGTGCTGGTTTTATAATTGTGCTGGTTTTAAAGAACAAAGTTTAAAATTGTGCTGGTTTTAAACAGTATATTGAATGTTGAAAAATCAAATTCTTGACAATTGCATTTATAAATCAACAAAAACTAATAATGTGCTGGTTGAATGTTGTAAACATAATAAGAATACAAGAAATCCAAACTGAAATGAAAAAAATAACAAATCCAAATATCATGATTTCCAAGACACACGACTAACTGCTCTTCTGGGAATCAGCAACAGTAGTCTTCATCTTACAAGTCCGACTATTATGTCCATGACCTCCACATATCAAACAACCTCTAGTTTTAGTTTTCTTTGATATTCTTGaagatgatacctcacgaaaagACTTTAAGCGTTTGTTTGAACCACACCCTTGTTTCTAATACCACTAGGTGGAAGAATGGTAGCAGAAGACGATGAACATGGCTGATCAGCATGAAGAATATTAGCTAATCTTGCATTCTTGTCAAGTGATTCTGCAGGAAGGTCAGCAGAATCAACCTTCAACTTCGACTCGATCACTTGGTCTCTATACAACGATAACAGGTCCATATTTGTAACAAGACGGTTAACAATATGTTCAGTTGCAGTCATTATCTCACGCACAATGCTGGAAGCACGCTCAACTTGATTACCAACAGCATTTTGATCAAAACTCGAAACTTTTGTCTTTTTTGGAACAACATCTCTTGTCCAACGCCccataacatattttttagggAACTCCTTTATACCACAAAGACGAAGAACACAAAAGGCATGCCTACATAGCAAACCATACTGCTCATATCGGTTGCAGCTGCATTTAATTACCATATCCTTAGGAGTAAAAAGAACCTACACAAATAACAAATGCTTATATTGTGCTAGTTTATAACAAAGTGTGCTGGTTTATATATGTAAAATTCTAATTGTAAATATAAATCACTGTGCTACTTAAAATGTATTGTAAAAAGCAGAACATGTTTGTGCTACTAAAGGTATAAATAAATACCTCATGAAGGCCGGGAAGATTGACCTGTAGAATATAAAACTTAATTGAATCACCAACTTCTTCTTCACGCCTGCACATACAATTCTTGCAAGCAAGTCGAATTTCTTCTTGAACATCAAAAAATATCCCCCGAGTATAAATCTTTACAGCTTCCAGTTCCAATTCATAATTGGTTTTCATGGCAGGTTGTGTGTATCTGGTATCATGATCACGTTTGCTGCGCTTAAACCTCTGAGATTCCATTGCAGTATCAAAATGGCTCAAAAACTCAACTAATGACAATTTTGTGTTGGTTAATTGACCAAAAAAATGATTTTCACTCTCAGACCTAGATGTTGTACGCATAAGACCGGACATATGTTCATGACGATAGTATGCAGGAATCCAATCTGATCTGAGGTTGTACATATCAGACAGCCAGTTGTTACTAGTAAGGTTGTACTTAATCATTAAATCACACCATTGTGTCTCAAACTGTGCTGGTTCAAGAGCATCAGTCCATACAACAGCACATATATCTTCTTTAAAAACCTCATCTTGTGATAGCTCAGTACCAacctataacaaaaaaaaataattagtatattaaaacaGCAAACAAATCCTAAAATGTGCTGGTTTATAGGTTAAAGTGTGCTAGTTGATGTATAAACTTAAACTATGATGCTTAAACTGTGATGGTTtaaagaaagtgtgctggtttaaaAGTGTGCTGAGTTATATGCCAAAGTGTGCTGGTTTAAAAGTGTGCTGGTTTATATGCTAAAGTGTGCTGGTTTaaatggattgtttaaagtgTGCTGGTTTATATGCTAAAAGTGCGCTGGTTTAAGAAAGTTACCTTTTCAGAAACTTTGATCATTATATGCCACATACACAAACGATGTCTGGTATCTGGGAAAACATCTCGGATGGCAATTTTCATTGCAGCGTCCTGATCAGTCACAACCACCTTAGGTGCAACACCAAAAGCCTTCAAAAAACTTTGAagaagccatttatatgattcaGCAGTTTCAGATGCTAACAAAGAACCAGCAAACGTGACATTGTGATGATGATTATCGATTCCAGTGAACGGAACAAATACCAAGTCATCGCTAAAAATTGAATTGATTATATTACAACTGCTTGCTGAATTGTGctagtttaataaaaaaatgaataAATGATCTACAAAAAGTGAATAAAATACCTGTTCGTACGGAACGTAGCATCAAAAGACATAACATCCCCAAAGACCTCATAATTCAGTTTCATTTCTTCATCAGCCCAAAATAATCCAGCAAGAGCACCTTTTTCATCACAATAAAATTCACAAGAAAAATTCGGCAAATACAGCTTCTTCTTCATAAGACGTTGGACAGCCATGTCCACATCAAACTCTCCAATGAACAAATTAATATCTCTTTTAAAATTTTTACAATCAGTAGACGTCACTCCAACCTTATCAAATCCACCACGAATCTTTCTCATAAGGTTGAATGCCCTAACTGGACCAATATTCATCTCAGAAAAAACAGAAAGCAGTTGCTCTTCAGTGAATGTCAACTTTCTAGACGAAGCTAAAAGATGATAATCCTCTTCATCAACAAAAGAATGATTATGCTCCTCAAATACATGAGAAATTCTATAAGTATTTTTTGGAGTTAAAGACATACGGATGTGTGCCTTACATCCGGTACGTTTAGAAGGTCTCCTCCTTCGGTCATTTAACTTTTTATCAGCACCAACACTATCATTTACCGTGTCAACAGCACAGGATGTCGCTGAACCCTCTTTCGCACAAACAAAGTACTTTCTAATCACAACACCATTTTTTGAAGATTGAGTATGCTTTCGACCCTCAAACCCAGATAACTTAGCATACTTCTTATAGAAATTAAAGGCAGAATCAATTGACTGGAAATTCATACCAACTACAGGTTTGGAAGAATCTGGAACAATAGGAGTATAATACTGATTACCAGTAGTTGGACAGATACGAACTCCTGAACAAATCAAAAAACCAGAACAAATAAAAGATATCAGCACAAACTTTACAATAAACCAGCACAAAAAACAAGCACAACTTTACCAGACAAACTAGCACAAAATAAAGATATCAGCACAACTTTACAAAACTACACTTTAAAATATGATGTAATATAAAAAAACCAGCACAACTTCAGAACTAcacttttaaataaaaaccaGCACAACTTAGATCAaaactaaaaacctaaaaagtagaTGAAATTAAAACTAGAAGGTATTTTACCATCGACAGTAGTAGACATCATTAAAATAGAGGAGGATAAATCAGCAAATCAATGAATGAACAGAGGAGCTAGGGTTCCAGCaaatcgatgaaaacgatgaacGATTCAGCAGGATTGATCTCAATCTCGCAGGTACCGGCaaatcgatgaaaacgatcaacGATTCAGCAGGATTGAGATTGAGATTTGCGATTGATTTAGATGAAAACGATCTCGATGAAATTGGTCAGATGATGAAGCtcaatgaatgaatgaatgaaaaaTATGAAAGAAGCAATGAAAATCGTGTGATTAAAACTAAGTACAGATCTGTTTGAAATTTGCATTTTCCAATATTACCCTTTCATCTAAATTAATGAGATTGCCACATGTAAGCTCAAGATTGCTTCTTAGGAAACTTAGGGAAGATTAAATTCTTAGTTGAACCTCTACCCATTAAAATATGTGGGTTTGCGAAGGACAAGTCACAAGTGTTGTTTATTCCTAAGTCCATTTTGTGGGTCTTTTGAATAATTTATAAATTAAAGTTTACACGATTTAAAAGACGTGACATCCACTTTCGTCTTATTCCATATAAagatactaggttataacccgtgtattacacgggtcgaataaatgaattttatatactaaataataacacaatatattttttaaaacctcttttattgcacaggttgaataaatataattttatatattaaataataaaaagttatatctataagaaccatgttgtacgggttgaataaatataattttatataccaaataaaaaagttatatctttaaaaccgcttgttttacacgagttgaataaatgtaatattgtttaccaaataataaaataatacatctttaagaaacctcatttattacacgggttgaataaatgtaattttatataccaaataataaaaacgttacatctttaaaaaatatgtgtattacacgggttgaataaatctaatttcatttactaaataataaaaaatatatatccttaaaaaaccccgtgtattgtacaaattgaataaatctaattttatatatcaaataataaaaagttatatcttaaaaaacctcatctattacacgggtcgaataaatgtaattttgtatagtaaataataaaaaaggtaaTGCTTACAATGAATGATAGGTGTTAcatattaatgttttattatatagtatagtataaatatatatttatattgatataaatagattattataTTGTAGTAAATTCGTTAacaaagtctcaataaatttaaccctttatttaaaacttgtaaatgcaacaaagtctcaataaatttaaccatttatttaaaacttgtaaatgtagaaatgataaataatattagttaattttattttaagtttcgtaaaatttatttgatattaaactaaacaaaacgttcaaatatatagttaatatcaagagtaaattacgattttggcccctgtggtgatatcacttttacccttttagccaaaaAACGAATCTTCTAACATCTGAGCccacaacgtctttttttctaaccttttttacctctaccaaaagggttagaaaaaaagacgttggggtccaaaagggttagaaaaaaagacgttgatggctcagatgttaaaaaattcctttttgggctaaaagggtaaaagtgatataaccacaagggccaaaatcgtaatttactctaatattaaattagataactaagtttgaaatttgaagtaaatataaaaggaataattaaactaaataatatttagtaggaagATTATCTATagttaattagaagagattaaactaaaattataattattcatAAGACatagcctaatatgatgacaagtgtattcaaagtggtttcttttattatatgtatagatatgaGTGTTCATATATAATATTTATCTTTTTATATGTGATTCTTATGAAATAGTTTTATTAGTTAGTCATCTTTTTAGATTGGTAAGAAATAAATGTACAACTTAAAgtgttattaattttttttaaagtgttATTAAATTTTTAACTAAGGAGCATTTACATAGTATTAATTTgtatgggttttttttttttttttgagtataATTATGTTGTACCTTATGCTTGGGTATTTTTCTCAAAATTTTtcttcttttgcaatttaacttgACAAAATTTGATTTTatacttttaactcaaaacttttcatcttttacaatttaaacttacaacttttttactttcaactttgattattattattattattattattattattattattattattgttattattcttattgttattattattattattatttattattattatcattattattattaaatcgTAAATATGTAATAGGATTTTAAGGTCCGTTAGAAATGGGTCCAGCCCTTTATATGCACGCGACATGATAAACTATATggatagagttaattactgttttcgtccctgtggtttgtcaaaaatcactatttcagtccattagtttaaaaattgcgatttcagtccctgtggtttcactttcgtaaccatttcagtccatgtggtttcattttcgtaaccatttcaatccattattctgttaactacaggaactgaaatggttacgaggtggactgaaatggttacgaaagtgaaaccacagggactgaaatcgcaatttttaaactaatgaactgaaatagtgatttttgacaaactaaTGGATATCCTCTCGATTGCTATCCTTACGAGGAGCAAAAAGTGACCTTCTTCCCACTTACCTCCCTTTAAATTAAAGAAACACAAACTTTTTTTAAAGAACTTGTAatgtaataaataataatatttgtAGAATAACAAGAGCTTTGTGATATCTTTAATTAGGTTAATAGGTTTTAAGCCTCAAATTTCCATACATTTCGGTTTAACTATTACGGTTGTTTTCATGATACtatttcaaatttttgttttcataACGAAAGAATAATTTATACCCTTGAATACATGTTTTATGCGTCATGTGTATATTATTGATTTTGGATGTAGCTGACATATCTTTAGCAGGGTTTTCTTATCAAATTCAAAACAAATACTATTCGAGTATAGGAATGAATTCCTATGAAATGTTGTATGGTAGAAAGTATAAAGACTTCGAGTTGTTGAGATGAAATCAGTCAATGTGATCTTGATAGTAAATAGAATGTGAAAACTACCATTGAAGAGATCAAACAAATTCGTGCGCTATCTTAAGGCCGTTCAGGAATAGCAAAAGTCTTATGCTAATGAAAGGAGATGACCAACTCAATTCCAATATAGAGGTCCCGTGATATTGAAAGTCTCTTTGTGCAAAGACGTAATTTGATTCCAAAAACGGGGCAAGTTGAGCTCACGTTCTATTGCCCCATTAAATATACTAGGGGTCAGAAGTAAGGCATACCCCTTATGCTGAA belongs to Helianthus annuus cultivar XRQ/B chromosome 5, HanXRQr2.0-SUNRISE, whole genome shotgun sequence and includes:
- the LOC110941962 gene encoding protein FAR1-RELATED SEQUENCE 5-like, yielding MMSTTVDGVRICPTTGNQYYTPIVPDSSKPVVGMNFQSIDSAFNFYKKYAKLSGFEGRKHTQSSKNGVVIRKYFVCAKEGSATSCAVDTVNDSVGADKKLNDRRRRPSKRTGCKAHIRMSLTPKNTYRISHVFEEHNHSFVDEEDYHLLASSRKLTFTEEQLLSVFSEMNIGPVRAFNLMRKIRGGFDKVGVTSTDCKNFKRDINLFIGEFDVDMAVQRLMKKKLYLPNFSCEFYCDEKGALAGLFWADEEMKLNYEVFGDVMSFDATFRTNSDDLVFVPFTGIDNHHHNVTFAGSLLASETAESYKWLLQSFLKAFGVAPKVVVTDQDAAMKIAIRDVFPDTRHRLCMWHIMIKVSEKVGTELSQDEVFKEDICAVVWTDALEPAQFETQWCDLMIKYNLTSNNWLSDMYNLRSDWIPAYYRHEHMSGLMRTTSRSESENHFFGQLTNTKLSLVEFLSHFDTAMESQRFKRSKRDHDTRYTQPAMKTNYELELEAVKIYTRGIFFDVQEEIRLACKNCMCRREEEVGDSIKFYILQVNLPGLHEVLFTPKDMVIKCSCNRYEQYGLLCRHAFCVLRLCGIKEFPKKYVMGRWTRDVVPKKTKVSSFDQNAVGNQVERASSIVREIMTATEHIVNRLVTNMDLLSLYRDQVIESKLKVDSADLPAESLDKNARLANILHADQPCSSSSATILPPSGIRNKGVVQTNA